The following proteins are co-located in the Heliorestis convoluta genome:
- a CDS encoding GNAT family N-acetyltransferase, giving the protein MNKEIFVFNGKSHQKVRIRNYTKDDFDGLIRVQQESYPPPFPPELWWNQEQLENHCTLFPKGALCVEVDGRIAGSMTGLIVPFDPAHPVHTWEEVTDNGYIRNHNPQGDTLYVVDISVSPLYRQLGLGRWLMFSMYEVVIQLRLKRLLGGSRMPGYHKKSKDLTAQAYVEALLRGDFHDPVVSFLLRCGRMPIAVIPEYLEDEESCNYAVLMEWRNPFIS; this is encoded by the coding sequence TTGAATAAAGAAATCTTTGTTTTTAACGGAAAAAGTCATCAGAAAGTACGAATTCGCAATTATACCAAAGATGACTTTGACGGATTAATTCGTGTTCAACAAGAAAGTTATCCACCGCCTTTTCCTCCTGAGTTATGGTGGAATCAAGAACAGCTAGAAAATCATTGTACACTCTTTCCTAAAGGTGCTTTATGTGTAGAAGTAGATGGCCGGATTGCTGGTTCTATGACGGGATTGATCGTTCCTTTTGATCCAGCTCATCCTGTCCATACTTGGGAAGAAGTTACCGATAACGGCTATATTCGCAATCATAATCCCCAAGGTGACACTTTGTATGTTGTAGACATCTCTGTAAGCCCTTTGTACCGTCAGTTAGGCCTGGGCAGATGGCTGATGTTTTCAATGTATGAAGTGGTAATTCAACTCCGCTTGAAGCGTCTACTAGGTGGCAGTCGCATGCCAGGTTATCACAAAAAAAGTAAAGATTTGACGGCCCAGGCTTACGTAGAGGCCTTGTTACGAGGCGACTTTCATGATCCCGTCGTATCTTTTCTTCTTCGCTGCGGTCGCATGCCGATTGCGGTGATTCCAGAATATCTAGAAGATGAGGAATCTTGTAATTATGCTGTTCTCATGGAATGGCGCAATCCTTTTATCTCTTGA
- a CDS encoding polysaccharide deacetylase family protein, which produces MKKKSPIVGLPLMKLFLLSMSFFLLIQSVSYLYQLAPERRTEIISSITTSSFSTGVVAMAEERVASETDAILWEEVEEESSALTILIKEEDELVEETVEKKTVYLTFDDGPSSITPFVLDILQAYNVPATFFVIGNQVERYPEIVQRMVDDGHLVGNHTYSHRYRVIYASPQAFIDDLVKSEEVLYNTIGIRPNIVRAPGGTQGNVSKALAKILVEQGYILHDWNVDSRDSKTSLVPAAYIQKQVHMQTMNKKSAVILFHDGVGKTTLPVALPPIIEDLQSRGFTFKTLDEHPQPITFIKME; this is translated from the coding sequence GTGAAGAAAAAGTCACCTATCGTAGGTCTTCCTCTAATGAAGTTGTTTCTTCTGTCTATGTCATTCTTCTTATTGATTCAGTCTGTCTCTTATCTTTATCAGCTAGCTCCCGAACGAAGGACAGAGATTATTTCTTCTATAACAACTTCATCTTTTTCTACCGGTGTCGTCGCCATGGCCGAAGAGCGCGTTGCCTCGGAAACAGATGCTATTTTATGGGAAGAAGTTGAAGAGGAAAGCAGTGCCCTTACAATACTTATAAAAGAAGAAGATGAGCTTGTAGAAGAAACAGTAGAGAAAAAGACTGTTTATCTAACTTTCGATGACGGTCCTAGCTCCATTACACCTTTTGTATTAGACATTTTGCAGGCTTATAATGTGCCAGCTACTTTTTTTGTAATTGGCAACCAGGTGGAGAGATATCCAGAGATTGTGCAACGCATGGTTGACGATGGGCATCTCGTTGGCAACCACACTTACTCTCATCGATATCGCGTAATTTACGCTTCACCACAAGCTTTCATTGACGATTTAGTAAAGTCAGAAGAAGTTCTTTACAACACCATTGGTATAAGGCCGAACATTGTCCGTGCTCCCGGCGGAACCCAGGGTAACGTTAGTAAAGCATTGGCGAAAATACTTGTAGAGCAAGGCTACATCCTCCACGACTGGAACGTTGATTCGAGAGACTCAAAAACTTCTCTCGTACCAGCTGCTTACATCCAAAAACAAGTACATATGCAGACGATGAATAAAAAAAGCGCTGTTATCCTCTTCCACGATGGTGTCGGTAAAACAACCTTGCCTGTCGCCTTACCTCCTATTATCGAGGATTTGCAAAGCAGAGGATTTACATTTAAGACGTTAGATGAACATCCTCAACCGATTACCTTTATAAAAATGGAATAG
- a CDS encoding ABC transporter ATP-binding protein, whose translation MFIFPIPKYNNPLEVARISNLAVHYPIQNAHGELTKVKALDQVSFQIKSGQRMGLVGESGSGKTTLALTMLGLIEESQQSGEIFYGDQPFLSLSSEEKKDWRWNYVSLVFQNSLEVLNPVMKVGPQILEPLWKKSKLSKKEASEELQQLLQWVQLDLAVQDAYPHQLSGGMRQRVLLAMALACRPKLLIMDEPTSSLDEATRRQITERINALQKELGFALLLISHDLRTVYELTDDVMVLYGGNVVEQGKTKSIVKKPYHPYTAGLLQASLDLFPYKDLWGIPGESYDGVERSGCPYVQRCTQQEWYCHEKKADLSSPEQERLVRCHFGGLRRLLQGIDISKNFGSASQQITAVTNCSIQVRHSETVALIGTSGAGKSTLAQIVAGFLPADQGKVMFMEKDITSQGASRQEKGIQLVLQDPYSSLSPRLSTFDAIEEPLRVNNIGTKEERKERICTLLKQLQLPFHDDFLARPCASLSGGQRQRVAIARALVMKPRLLIADEITSMLDLSTQANLLRLLKSLQNSMGFAMLFITHDLQVARKIADKIVVMDKGAIIEERSLDYYVESMESNAKASTSPVEVFSLSPTNPVEPVACSVAPVNSINKKEMSIG comes from the coding sequence GTGTTTATTTTTCCAATTCCAAAGTATAACAATCCTTTAGAAGTGGCTCGTATTTCCAATCTGGCAGTACACTATCCAATTCAAAATGCCCATGGAGAACTGACGAAAGTTAAAGCGCTTGATCAAGTTTCTTTTCAGATTAAAAGTGGACAACGGATGGGTCTTGTTGGTGAATCCGGAAGTGGGAAGACGACATTGGCTTTGACCATGCTAGGCTTGATAGAGGAGAGTCAACAGTCTGGAGAGATCTTCTATGGAGATCAACCTTTTCTATCATTGTCTAGCGAAGAGAAAAAAGATTGGCGTTGGAATTATGTATCCCTAGTTTTTCAAAACTCTTTAGAAGTGCTTAATCCAGTTATGAAAGTAGGACCACAAATTCTTGAACCCTTATGGAAAAAGTCAAAACTGTCAAAAAAAGAAGCGAGTGAAGAATTGCAACAACTGTTGCAATGGGTTCAATTAGATTTAGCGGTGCAAGATGCCTATCCACATCAGCTATCGGGAGGAATGCGGCAGCGTGTTTTACTAGCCATGGCCTTGGCTTGTCGACCGAAGCTGCTGATTATGGATGAGCCAACAAGTTCTTTAGATGAAGCAACTCGACGACAAATAACAGAAAGAATTAATGCTTTACAAAAAGAGCTCGGTTTTGCACTTTTGCTTATATCTCATGATTTGCGAACGGTTTATGAATTGACCGACGATGTAATGGTACTTTATGGTGGAAATGTAGTGGAACAAGGCAAGACAAAGTCGATAGTTAAGAAGCCTTATCATCCTTATACGGCCGGTCTTTTGCAAGCTTCGCTCGATCTATTTCCTTATAAAGATCTCTGGGGTATTCCAGGGGAATCCTATGATGGAGTAGAGAGAAGCGGTTGCCCTTATGTACAGCGCTGTACACAACAAGAATGGTATTGTCATGAAAAAAAAGCGGACCTTTCGTCGCCAGAACAAGAGCGGCTTGTACGCTGTCATTTTGGCGGTTTGCGAAGGCTACTCCAGGGAATTGATATTTCCAAAAATTTTGGTAGCGCATCTCAGCAGATCACTGCTGTAACAAATTGCTCTATACAAGTACGTCATAGCGAGACAGTTGCATTAATTGGTACTTCCGGCGCAGGCAAATCAACGCTTGCACAGATTGTAGCGGGCTTTTTGCCTGCAGATCAAGGCAAAGTAATGTTTATGGAAAAAGACATTACAAGTCAAGGCGCTTCTCGCCAAGAAAAAGGAATTCAACTGGTCTTGCAAGATCCCTATAGCTCTTTAAGTCCACGCCTTTCTACTTTTGATGCCATAGAAGAACCTCTACGTGTAAACAATATCGGCACAAAGGAAGAACGAAAAGAAAGAATCTGCACGTTGTTAAAGCAGCTGCAACTGCCTTTTCACGATGATTTTCTTGCGAGACCCTGCGCGTCTCTAAGCGGAGGTCAGCGGCAAAGAGTGGCCATTGCCCGCGCTCTTGTCATGAAGCCTCGACTCCTCATTGCCGATGAGATTACATCGATGCTGGATCTCTCTACACAAGCCAACTTATTGCGATTGTTAAAAAGCTTACAAAACAGTATGGGCTTTGCCATGTTATTCATTACCCATGATCTGCAAGTAGCAAGAAAAATAGCTGATAAAATTGTAGTCATGGATAAAGGGGCTATTATCGAGGAGCGCTCCCTTGATTATTATGTAGAATCTATGGAATCGAACGCGAAAGCTTCCACATCCCCTGTAGAGGTATTTTCTCTATCTCCTACAAATCCCGTAGAGCCTGTAGCTTGCTCAGTAGCTCCTGTAAATTCTATTAACAAGAAAGAGATGAGTATAGGATGA
- a CDS encoding pyruvoyl-dependent arginine decarboxylase: MLPVPKKYFITAASAEGKSKLTAFDNALLKAGIGNVNLVRVSSILPPEAEFTPGLKIAPGSLVPTAYGSIVSEIPGETIAAAVAVGVSEDSFGVIMEFTGKCSKEEAEATITRMVEEAFEVRGMALKEVKVNAVEHKVEKIGCAFAAAPLWY; encoded by the coding sequence ATGCTACCCGTACCCAAGAAGTATTTTATTACCGCTGCATCGGCAGAAGGAAAAAGCAAACTAACAGCCTTTGACAATGCTCTATTGAAAGCAGGAATCGGCAACGTCAACCTGGTGCGGGTCAGCAGTATTCTGCCCCCAGAGGCTGAATTCACTCCGGGCTTAAAGATTGCTCCAGGCTCTCTTGTGCCGACGGCCTATGGCTCGATTGTATCTGAGATTCCCGGTGAAACGATTGCTGCTGCTGTTGCAGTTGGTGTATCGGAAGATAGTTTTGGTGTGATCATGGAGTTTACAGGCAAGTGCTCCAAAGAAGAAGCAGAAGCAACAATCACTCGTATGGTTGAAGAAGCTTTTGAAGTTCGTGGTATGGCCCTAAAAGAAGTCAAAGTGAATGCAGTAGAACATAAAGTAGAGAAAATCGGCTGTGCTTTTGCTGCCGCTCCTTTGTGGTACTAG
- a CDS encoding glycosyltransferase family 2 protein codes for MVPLQFLIIFCTFYYLILSLFGFWRKKEGPPASPSKSFALVVAAHNEEAVIGPLVENLKELEYPRELYEIFIVADNCSDRTAAIAREAGAQVHERFNEEQRGKGYALEWMFEKIFRMERQFDAVVIFDADNLVKPNFLLEMNTKLEQGHQIVQCYLDSKNPFDTWVTATFSIAFWHINRLIQLARYNLGLSNILGGTGMCISTETLRQYGWGATSLTEDLEFSMKALLNGVKTTWAHEAIIYDEKPLKFKQSWNQRKRWAQGHVDCFFRYFPQLLWKGLRTGNFSMLDGAIHLFQPALVMIVTFFLMMNFFLHGSYTQVFGLMNDLSLWQLLSYVQLALPFAALLLDKVDRRAFKWVLLYPFFIYTWVPIVFLGFLHRNKRDWSHTVHTRGLSYNEVIK; via the coding sequence ATGGTTCCTTTACAATTCCTTATCATCTTCTGTACTTTCTATTACTTGATTTTATCACTTTTCGGTTTTTGGAGGAAAAAAGAAGGGCCCCCAGCATCTCCAAGCAAGAGCTTTGCCCTAGTGGTAGCAGCTCATAATGAAGAAGCCGTCATCGGACCGCTGGTAGAGAACTTGAAAGAATTAGAGTACCCGCGGGAACTGTACGAAATCTTTATTGTTGCTGACAACTGTAGTGACCGTACAGCGGCCATTGCAAGAGAAGCAGGCGCACAAGTACATGAGAGGTTTAATGAGGAACAGCGAGGAAAAGGTTATGCCTTAGAGTGGATGTTCGAAAAAATCTTTCGCATGGAACGACAATTTGATGCGGTTGTCATCTTTGATGCCGACAATCTGGTCAAGCCTAATTTTTTACTCGAGATGAATACAAAGCTTGAACAAGGTCATCAAATTGTACAATGCTATTTAGATTCCAAGAATCCTTTCGACACTTGGGTGACAGCTACCTTCTCTATCGCCTTCTGGCACATTAATCGTCTCATTCAACTGGCTCGTTACAACCTTGGCCTGTCGAATATTCTTGGTGGAACAGGCATGTGTATTTCTACAGAGACCCTTCGTCAATATGGCTGGGGTGCCACATCGCTCACGGAAGATCTAGAGTTTTCCATGAAAGCCTTATTAAACGGAGTAAAAACCACATGGGCTCATGAAGCGATTATTTACGACGAAAAGCCCCTCAAGTTCAAGCAATCCTGGAATCAGCGCAAACGATGGGCCCAAGGTCATGTAGACTGCTTTTTTCGTTATTTTCCGCAGTTGCTTTGGAAAGGGTTACGAACAGGGAATTTTTCCATGTTAGATGGCGCGATTCACCTTTTCCAACCTGCCCTGGTTATGATTGTAACTTTTTTTCTTATGATGAATTTTTTCTTGCATGGTTCTTACACCCAAGTCTTTGGCTTAATGAATGATCTGAGCTTGTGGCAGCTTTTATCTTATGTACAATTGGCCTTACCTTTTGCAGCCTTACTGTTAGACAAAGTCGATCGAAGAGCCTTTAAGTGGGTTCTTCTCTACCCATTCTTTATCTACACCTGGGTACCTATTGTTTTTCTCGGTTTCTTGCATCGTAACAAAAGGGACTGGAGCCACACTGTGCACACCAGAGGGCTCTCTTATAACGAAGTGATTAAATAG
- a CDS encoding DUF1360 domain-containing protein, translating into MFIELLFALSLRFFFFDFILFKRIREKLKKKNYFFKKLFSCPFCQGFWCGLFVYLVHHLPFAPSHFHNWLALIQFGFASALLSLTWAVIVYPFIKRYEDDQALPFT; encoded by the coding sequence ATGTTTATAGAATTGCTATTCGCCCTGAGTTTGAGGTTTTTTTTCTTTGATTTTATCCTATTTAAAAGGATACGGGAAAAGCTCAAAAAGAAAAACTATTTCTTTAAAAAGCTTTTCTCATGTCCCTTTTGTCAGGGTTTTTGGTGCGGTCTCTTTGTCTATCTGGTTCACCATCTGCCCTTTGCACCAAGCCATTTTCACAATTGGCTTGCCCTCATACAGTTTGGCTTTGCCTCAGCCTTATTATCTCTAACCTGGGCTGTAATTGTGTATCCCTTCATTAAACGCTACGAAGATGATCAAGCCTTGCCCTTTACGTAA
- a CDS encoding PRC-barrel domain-containing protein, which yields MTNSQNIIGLAIISINDGRELGIVRNLIINPEKRAVEYLIVENDSWYLGADVIPFQELQGVGEYAATIESEASLQRLHDLQEVQELIKRNVKITGTKVLTKHGRMIGNVDEYFVDVNSGKISGCLLVPAKKDLGERIIPVDSVVTFGRDILVVVEDLNEESLELFSEAFVATVVEETVEVTEKAETVVTEEVKEVKESASEENENAEQELEKKESRASRLPRSIFETLES from the coding sequence ATGACCAACAGCCAAAATATCATTGGATTGGCTATTATTAGTATCAACGATGGTCGAGAACTGGGGATAGTACGTAATTTAATTATCAACCCTGAAAAGCGGGCCGTGGAGTATTTGATAGTTGAAAACGACTCCTGGTATCTCGGTGCAGATGTAATTCCTTTTCAAGAGTTACAAGGCGTAGGAGAGTACGCTGCTACCATTGAAAGTGAAGCATCTTTACAACGACTACATGATCTTCAAGAAGTTCAAGAGCTCATTAAACGGAATGTAAAAATTACAGGAACCAAAGTATTGACCAAGCATGGCCGTATGATCGGAAATGTTGATGAGTACTTTGTTGACGTTAATTCTGGAAAGATCAGCGGTTGTTTGCTTGTACCAGCAAAAAAAGACTTGGGTGAGCGCATCATTCCTGTCGATAGTGTAGTTACCTTCGGTCGTGACATACTGGTTGTTGTGGAAGATCTCAACGAAGAGAGCCTAGAGCTTTTTTCAGAAGCTTTTGTGGCTACAGTTGTAGAAGAGACTGTTGAAGTCACTGAAAAAGCAGAAACAGTTGTAACAGAAGAAGTAAAAGAAGTGAAAGAAAGCGCTTCTGAAGAGAACGAGAATGCTGAACAGGAACTAGAGAAAAAGGAATCTAGAGCTTCCCGTCTACCACGTTCGATTTTTGAAACGCTGGAGAGTTAA
- the mutT gene encoding 8-oxo-dGTP diphosphatase MutT, with translation MIDVAAAIMLSKGRIFIAQRPAGDVLEDKWEFPGGKIEAGERPEETLVREMEEEFGIVIKVHEFFDKTTYRYPHATVRLHAYWAEVIQGELELRVHRAGAWVDAEELKEYDFAPADIPFVQKLVEKGSLITK, from the coding sequence ATGATTGACGTAGCCGCAGCAATTATGCTTTCAAAAGGTCGTATATTTATTGCGCAAAGACCGGCAGGAGATGTTCTCGAAGATAAATGGGAGTTTCCAGGTGGAAAAATAGAAGCTGGAGAAAGACCTGAAGAGACTTTGGTTAGAGAAATGGAAGAAGAGTTTGGTATTGTCATTAAAGTTCATGAATTTTTTGACAAAACAACCTATAGATACCCTCATGCGACTGTAAGGCTCCATGCATATTGGGCAGAAGTTATACAAGGAGAACTGGAACTACGAGTACACCGGGCTGGAGCATGGGTGGACGCTGAAGAGTTGAAGGAATACGACTTTGCACCGGCTGATATTCCTTTTGTACAAAAACTTGTAGAAAAAGGATCCCTCATCACAAAGTAG
- a CDS encoding carbon-nitrogen hydrolase family protein yields MKVRVSAVQYHLHRIHHFDDFKAQVMHYVKTAEEFDTDILLFPEFMTTQLLSMGKKDGSPMTIQDLPDFTESYISFFKDVATNRKLIVAAGTHVISEGGKLYNVAFMFQPDGTVSQQAKLHITPTEKKAWNMTEGNDVALFETEKGTIALLTCYDIEFPEVVRMVRAKGADLILCPSCTDNEQGFYRVRYCCHARAIENQIYVVNTGTVGALHEVDFMRSNYGQAALITPNDIPFPPRGIMVEGVLNQDMVVTGDLDLDLLYEVREKGSVRTWLDRRLDLYPSFQS; encoded by the coding sequence ATGAAAGTTCGTGTATCAGCTGTTCAGTATCATTTGCATCGCATTCATCACTTTGATGATTTTAAGGCCCAAGTAATGCACTATGTAAAGACAGCAGAGGAATTTGATACGGATATTCTATTGTTTCCAGAGTTTATGACAACACAATTGCTCTCTATGGGTAAAAAAGATGGCAGTCCTATGACCATTCAGGATTTGCCGGACTTTACAGAGTCTTATATCTCTTTCTTCAAGGATGTGGCTACTAACAGGAAGTTGATTGTTGCAGCAGGTACTCATGTCATTTCAGAAGGCGGTAAGTTATATAACGTTGCTTTTATGTTTCAACCTGATGGTACGGTTTCTCAGCAAGCCAAACTGCATATTACACCAACAGAAAAAAAGGCCTGGAATATGACAGAAGGTAATGACGTAGCCCTGTTCGAAACAGAAAAAGGAACTATCGCTTTGTTGACTTGCTATGATATTGAGTTTCCAGAAGTAGTGCGTATGGTTAGAGCCAAGGGGGCAGATCTTATTCTTTGCCCTTCCTGTACTGACAATGAGCAGGGCTTTTATCGTGTCCGCTATTGTTGTCATGCTAGAGCCATTGAGAACCAGATCTATGTGGTTAATACAGGTACTGTTGGTGCTTTACATGAAGTTGATTTTATGCGCTCTAATTATGGTCAAGCTGCATTGATTACACCTAACGATATTCCCTTCCCCCCTCGAGGCATTATGGTAGAAGGTGTTTTGAATCAAGACATGGTCGTAACAGGCGATTTGGATCTCGATCTTCTCTATGAAGTTCGTGAAAAGGGCTCTGTAAGAACTTGGCTCGATCGTAGACTCGATCTTTATCCTTCTTTTCAATCTTAA
- a CDS encoding sensor domain-containing diguanylate cyclase, producing MCKNNRYTALEGVSQDEGLLYRELLANASDMIYKLDLQGHFTEVSPIATTLTGYGSQELLGRNLKEIVATDHHSRIDAMLMQGVVAKEPNRFEIDILTKKGHLITLDNHCTLVCRADKPCFILGIARDVTKYKALTRQLAEHQALLKSLMNSMPDIVFYKDTEGHYLGCNKDFEKLVGKTESEIVGLKDVDLFPPEIVALYQEQEHLLMKTKKTQRVEVFLTNAKRQRRFYDTMKTLFTGPRGEEFGLIGVNRDITELVQAKLEAEIARDEAQHMASTDFLTGVLTRRALIQRLEGEINRTRRHTNSVLSMIFTDIDYFKKVNDTYGHQAGDRVLQVVTQLLQSRLRSYDTIGRSGGEEFMIILPDTPREGAFKVAEELRLILSTTPIELFTNKNQKTVVQVTASFGVATMLDSECKEIDDLIREGDHALYKAKEKGRNRVE from the coding sequence GTGTGCAAGAACAATCGTTATACTGCTTTGGAAGGAGTATCACAGGATGAAGGCTTACTCTATCGAGAGCTGTTAGCCAATGCAAGCGATATGATCTATAAGCTTGACTTACAAGGACACTTTACTGAAGTAAGTCCAATAGCTACCACTCTGACGGGCTATGGTTCCCAGGAGCTACTGGGACGAAATTTGAAAGAGATCGTTGCTACAGATCACCACAGTCGAATCGATGCAATGCTTATGCAAGGAGTCGTCGCAAAAGAGCCAAATCGCTTTGAAATCGACATACTTACGAAGAAAGGGCACCTTATTACTTTAGACAATCACTGTACCCTTGTATGTCGAGCTGATAAACCTTGTTTTATCTTAGGAATTGCACGAGATGTGACAAAGTATAAAGCCTTAACGCGTCAACTGGCTGAACACCAAGCTCTTCTGAAAAGCTTGATGAATTCTATGCCTGACATAGTTTTCTATAAAGATACAGAAGGCCATTATCTTGGTTGTAACAAAGATTTTGAAAAACTTGTCGGAAAAACCGAAAGTGAAATCGTCGGCCTTAAAGATGTCGATCTCTTTCCTCCAGAAATAGTAGCGCTATACCAGGAGCAAGAACACCTCTTAATGAAAACGAAAAAAACGCAACGGGTAGAAGTTTTTCTTACCAATGCAAAAAGACAACGCCGTTTTTACGATACGATGAAAACCCTTTTCACAGGTCCGCGTGGTGAAGAGTTTGGGTTGATTGGCGTTAATAGGGATATTACTGAATTGGTTCAAGCCAAGTTAGAGGCAGAAATCGCTAGAGATGAAGCGCAACATATGGCCTCTACCGATTTTCTTACAGGTGTTCTAACGAGAAGAGCTTTGATCCAGCGATTAGAAGGTGAAATTAATCGAACGCGGCGCCACACAAATTCTGTGCTTAGTATGATTTTCACCGATATCGATTATTTCAAAAAAGTCAATGATACCTACGGTCACCAAGCCGGTGATCGTGTATTACAGGTGGTAACACAACTCTTACAGAGTCGTTTGCGTTCTTACGATACCATCGGTCGCTCTGGCGGGGAAGAATTTATGATTATTTTACCAGATACACCAAGAGAAGGTGCGTTCAAGGTTGCCGAGGAGCTCCGCTTAATCTTGTCCACAACGCCGATCGAGCTTTTTACGAACAAGAATCAAAAGACGGTTGTTCAAGTTACAGCTAGCTTTGGTGTGGCTACCATGTTGGATTCGGAGTGTAAAGAAATTGATGATCTGATTCGTGAAGGTGACCACGCTCTCTACAAAGCCAAAGAAAAGGGCCGTAATCGCGTAGAGTAA
- the speB gene encoding agmatinase, with product MGATEDYAEADVVLVGIPMDFTVSFRPGSRMGPQQIRLVSYGIEEYSVYQDKDLIDKKYYDAGDIALPFGNVTGSLERIEEVAADLLQEGKKPIFIGGEHLVTYPIVKPFADRYADLAVIHFDAHADLRTDYLGETNSHATVIRKVVDLIGGDNVYQFGIRSGTREEFAFARENTHMYVDEIFPALQKVVDKLKGRPVYVTLDIDVLDPAYAPGTGTPEPGGCTPREMFEAMRLLGQLDIVGFDLVEVAPSADLSDRTSLLAAKVIREAILSFW from the coding sequence ATGGGAGCCACGGAAGACTATGCAGAAGCAGATGTAGTCCTTGTAGGCATTCCCATGGACTTTACCGTTAGCTTTCGCCCAGGATCTCGAATGGGTCCCCAGCAGATTCGTCTCGTATCTTATGGAATCGAAGAGTATAGTGTCTATCAAGATAAAGACTTGATAGATAAGAAGTACTATGACGCTGGTGATATTGCGTTGCCCTTTGGAAACGTAACAGGATCGCTAGAACGGATAGAAGAAGTAGCGGCCGACCTACTTCAAGAAGGCAAAAAACCGATTTTTATCGGTGGAGAACATTTGGTTACCTATCCGATTGTAAAGCCTTTTGCAGACCGCTATGCTGATCTAGCCGTCATTCACTTTGATGCTCATGCAGATCTGCGAACCGATTATCTGGGCGAAACAAACTCTCATGCTACTGTGATTCGCAAAGTGGTAGACTTAATCGGTGGCGACAATGTCTATCAGTTTGGAATTCGTTCTGGAACGAGAGAAGAATTTGCTTTTGCTCGTGAGAATACGCATATGTATGTAGACGAAATCTTTCCTGCTTTACAGAAGGTTGTTGATAAGCTGAAAGGTCGTCCCGTCTATGTTACTTTAGATATAGATGTACTCGACCCAGCCTATGCACCTGGAACAGGAACGCCAGAGCCTGGTGGTTGTACACCTCGAGAAATGTTTGAAGCGATGCGGTTGTTGGGTCAGCTCGATATTGTCGGCTTTGATCTTGTTGAAGTAGCTCCCTCGGCCGACTTGTCCGACCGTACGTCTCTTTTAGCAGCGAAAGTAATTCGAGAAGCGATTTTATCGTTCTGGTAA
- the speE gene encoding polyamine aminopropyltransferase: MSGMWFTEEQTANIRFGCRINNILHSEKTDFQDLAVVETLQWGRMLLLDNLVMTTDKDEFVYHEMISHVAMNSHPNPKKVLVIGGGDGGTIREVVKHAKVEKAVLCEIDGQVIEASKKYFPEIASVLTGHPKVDILVADGIKHVKEAKEEYDVILVDSSEPIGPGAVLFTAEFYQAVSEALKPDGIMVAQTESPFYNQELIQTVFPTIGSIFPITKLYLASIPTYPSGLWSFTVGSKVYDPEAIEPRELAELDTKYYTPYLHKAAFALPQFVRNLTEGK; the protein is encoded by the coding sequence ATGTCAGGAATGTGGTTTACAGAAGAACAAACAGCCAATATTCGCTTTGGCTGTCGAATTAACAATATACTGCACAGTGAAAAAACAGATTTTCAAGATCTAGCTGTTGTAGAGACCTTGCAGTGGGGGCGCATGTTGCTTCTCGACAACCTGGTTATGACAACTGACAAAGATGAGTTTGTCTACCATGAAATGATCAGCCATGTCGCGATGAACAGCCATCCCAATCCCAAGAAAGTGCTGGTTATTGGCGGCGGCGATGGTGGGACCATTCGAGAAGTGGTAAAACACGCCAAAGTAGAAAAAGCAGTGCTTTGTGAAATCGATGGGCAAGTCATCGAAGCATCGAAAAAGTATTTCCCAGAGATAGCTTCTGTGCTCACGGGACATCCCAAAGTTGATATCCTGGTTGCTGATGGCATTAAGCATGTCAAAGAAGCAAAAGAAGAATACGACGTGATTCTCGTGGATTCTAGTGAACCCATCGGCCCTGGGGCAGTGCTATTTACAGCAGAGTTTTATCAAGCTGTTTCAGAGGCGTTAAAGCCCGATGGTATTATGGTGGCACAGACAGAATCTCCTTTTTATAACCAAGAATTGATTCAAACTGTATTTCCTACCATAGGCTCTATTTTCCCTATTACCAAGCTTTATTTAGCTTCAATTCCTACTTATCCGTCCGGTCTCTGGAGCTTTACAGTGGGCTCGAAAGTCTACGACCCAGAAGCCATTGAGCCTCGGGAATTGGCAGAGCTTGATACCAAGTATTACACCCCCTACCTGCACAAAGCAGCCTTTGCCCTTCCCCAATTTGTCCGAAATCTAACGGAGGGCAAGTAA